A window of Penaeus monodon isolate SGIC_2016 chromosome 40, NSTDA_Pmon_1, whole genome shotgun sequence contains these coding sequences:
- the LOC119597946 gene encoding dolichyl-diphosphooligosaccharide--protein glycosyltransferase subunit 1-like, whose translation MGVLGVLCVLGILGSVVPGGASATAYDSVNKDLLLKKVERKIDVATQVVKITSKISLENAGSGAVGAFLLALTEEEKRNLAFLSAQSGGTTLQLSESKVHEHQDIEFFKVELKDALQPGKIANVEVEYYLTHMLEPYPAAIQQGEKQLVRYLGNHYILTPYTTTTQTTTVTLPSPNVESYSRLKPSSHTDTSITYGPYDGVKPFSHDAMAIHYENNSPFLTVTSLERMIEVSHWGNIAVEETIDVLHTGAKLKGSFSRYDFQREHNTYSSVKSFKTIIPASAKDVYYRDEIGNISTSHMRIQDDAVELDLRPRFPLFGGWKTHYKIGYNVPSYEYLYNYGDEFILKMRILDHVFDDVVVDNVIVKVVLPEGVRNIELETPYPVERKADSLHYTYLDTIGRPIITISKKNLVESHIQDFSLKYSFPSILMLQEPLLVVVAFFILFITVILYVRLDLTLSKDDAIEAKMRVSSHCEMIDSHHDKRARQYEKLEEELQKLKVSKDVNQSQTATKKILQSIRDETQIISDLGAKIRLDNAEYADKVVELQKADKALRDSITQQLTNVEKLVLGKMTKQQYMDAETPLHKKKEEQLEKMKSILSGL comes from the exons ATGGGTGTCCTCGGTGTCCTGTGTGTCCTGGGTATCCTGGGGAGTGTTGTCCCCGGCGGCGCGTCTGCCACCGCCTACGACAGCGTGAACAAGGACCTCCTCCTgaagaaggtggagaggaagatCGACGTGGCGACGCAGGTCGTCAAGATCACGTCCAAGATCAGCCTGGAGAACGCTGGCTCGGGCGCCGTCGGGGCCTTCCTGCTGGCGCTcacggaggaggagaagcggaACCTCGCCTTCCTCAGTGCCCAG TCTGGCGGTACAACATTGCAGCTTTCTGAGAGCAAGGTGCATGAACATCAAGATATTGAATTCTTCAAGGTGGAACTTAAGGATGCTCTCCAGCCAGGCAAAATTGCTAAT GTAGAGGTAGAATACTACCTTACTCATATGCTGGAGCCGTATCCTGCCGCCATTCAGCAAGGGGAGAAGCAGCTTGTACGATACCTGGGCAACCACTACATTCTTACCCcctacaccaccacaacccagACTACCACCGTCACCCTCCCATCCCCAAATGTTGAATCCTACTCACGCCTGAAGCCAAGCTCCCACACTGACACTTCTATCACTTATGGCCCCTATGATGGAGTTAAACCTTTCTCCCAT GATGCAATGGCCATTCACTACGAAAACAACTCCCCCTTCTTGACTGTGACAAGCTTGGAGCGTATGATTGAAGTGTCTCACTGGGGCAATATTGCCGTTGAGGAAACTATTGATGTCCTCCATACGGGAGCCAAACTTAAGGGCTCTTTTTCAAGATATGACTTCCAGAGAGAGCACAATACTTACTCTAGTGTCAA ATCCTTCAAGACCATCATCCCAGCCTCAGCCAAGGATGTTTACTACCGCGATGAGATCGGAAATATCTCCACCTCACACATGAGGATCCAGGATGATGCAGTGGAGCTGGACCTTAGGCCAAGGTTCCCCTTGTTTGGAGGATGGAAGACCCACTACAAGATTGGCTACAATGTCCCTTCATATGAATACCTTTACAACTATG gTGATGAATTCATATTAAAGATGAGGATCTTGGACCATGTCTTTGATGATGTGGTTGTGGACAATGTGATTGTGAAGGTGGTCTTGCCTGAAGGAGTACGCAATATTGAACTTGA GACGCCATACCCAGTAGAGCGCAAAGCCGACAGTCTGCACTACACCTACCTAGATACCATTGGCCGccctatcatcaccatcagtaagAAAAACCTCGTGGAGAGTCACATCCAGGACTTCTCCCTCAAGTACAGCTTCCCATCAATCCTCATGCTGCAGGAACCCCTCTTGGTGGTTGTGGCGttcttcatcctctttatcaCG gtTATCCTCTATGTACGTCTTGACTTGACACTGAGCAAGGACGATGCCATTGAGGCCAAGATGCGCGTTTCCTCTCACTGTGAAATGATAGACTCCCACCATGACAAACGTGCCCGACAGTATGAGAAACTTGAAGAGGAGCTGCAGAAGTTGAAGGTGTCGAAGGATGTTAATCAGTCGCAG ACTGCCACCAAGAAGATCCTTCAGAGCATCCGTGATGAGACTCAGATCATCAGCGACCTGGGAGCCAAGATTCGTTTGGACAACGCAGAGTATGCTGACAAAGTGGTTGAGCTCCAGAAGGCAGATAA gGCTCTGAGAGATAGCATTACACAGCAGCTGACCAACGTGGAGAAATTGGTGCTTGGGAAGATGACCAAACAGCAGTACATGGATGCTGAAACTCCTCTACacaaaaagaaggaagagcagTTGGAGAAAA